From one Fundulus heteroclitus isolate FHET01 unplaced genomic scaffold, MU-UCD_Fhet_4.1 scaffold_540, whole genome shotgun sequence genomic stretch:
- the LOC118556336 gene encoding GTPase IMAP family member 8-like, which yields MVQEWSSLTSLLQKGSGDNIYQTTFSSLGSEKQVCDLTMEGHFIRLHYEDLKEDMSDEAICQTIDGCFKACKGGVSTFLLLIQGGYYTKSEQRIVEILQSHFGAEALKYLVILSVEDGKVIDTLDDSLLDLINVCEGRYCRITSSTASGGLQALLEMVNNVLTENSEAGYTEAMLDESKRRSMEDSAMNMLRQKMQEAEEKEQAFMELVKEKEERRAKEMEDLKTKHEEERKKEAEDQRKHEAKRESLHEAVISHRSMLQLQAKAPDGDETKKTSVVLLGLTGSGKSSALNLILNRSGNTYSLNSSCQDPTESTICCERKEIFTGGKRLILVDTPELWDDDGVENTELVKDCLALALPGPHVFLLVLQVGRFTQCESEMLGHVQKIFGREVVEHAIILFVHFDSNKHRPLKINEYVAGAHSSLQDLIRKCGSRFYLLNVSKSHSGLSYPQVKELLSGVDKLVASHGGRGYSVKRFSSQELQERNHLTGDRKEAAYLLGDN from the exons ATGGTGCAGGAATGGTCATCCTTGACGTCTCTGCTCCAGAAGGGTTCTGGAGATAACATTTACCAGACTACTTTCAGTTCACTGGGATCCGAAAAACAAGTCTGTGACTTGACAATGGAGGGGCACTTTATCAGACTGCACTACGAAGATTTAAAAGAAGACATGTCAGACGAGGCTATTTGCCAGACCATTGATGGCTGCTTCAAAGCTTGCAAAGGTGGGGTCAGCACGTTTCTTCTGCTGATCCAAGGTGGCTATTACACAAAATCAGAGCAAAGAATCGTCGAAATCCTGCAATCACACTTTGGCGCTGAGGCTTTGAAATATCTGGTAATCCTTTCTGTGGAGGACGGAAAGGTTATCGACACGCTGGACGACAGCCTGCTGGATTTGATAAATGTGTGCGAGGGCAGATATTGTCGCATCACGTCGTCTACCGCAAGTGGCGGCCTGCAAGCTTTGCTTGAGATGGTGAATAACGTGCTCACCGAAAATAGTGAGGCCGGCTACACCGAAGCCATGCTGGATGAATCAAAGAGAAGGTCTATGGAGGACTCGGCCATGAACATGCTTAGACAGAAGATGCAAGAAGCAGAGGAGAAGGAGCAGGCTTTCATGGAgctggtgaaagaaaaagaggaaagaagagCCAAGGAAATGGAGGACCTGAAGACTAAACACgaggaggagagaaagaaggaggcagaggaccAAAGGAAACATGAAGCAAAGAGAGAGAGTCTCCATGAGGCAGTGATCAGCCACAGATCCATGCTGCAGCTGCAGGCAAAAGCCCCTGATG GTGATGAAACCAAGAAGACGTCTGTTGTTCTGTTGGGCCTCACTGGCAGTGGGAAGTCCTCTGCTCTCAATCTGATCCTAAACAGAAGCGGTAACACGTACTCACTCAACAGCTCCTGTCAGGACCCGACTGAGTCAACCATCTGTTGTGAGAGAAAGGAGATTTTCACAGGTGGGAAGCGGCTCATCCTGGTGGACACCCCTGAACTGTGGGATGACGATGGGGTTGAGAACACAGAGCTGGTGAAAGACTGCCTGGCCTTGGCCTTACCTGGACCCCATGTCTTCCTGCTGGTGCTCCAGGTGGGACGCTTCACCCAGTGCGAGAGTGAGATGCTCGGACACGTGCAGAAGATCTTCGGGCGAGAGGTTGTGGAGCACGCCATCATCTTGTTTGTTCATTTCGACAGCAACAAGCACAGGCCTCTGAAGATCAACGAATACGTGGCCGGAGCTCACTCATCCTTGCAGGATCTGATTCGGAAGTGCGGCAGCCGATTTTATCTGCTGAATGTTTCAAAGTCTCACAGTGGGTTGAGCTATCCACAGGTGAAGGAGCTGCTTTCGGGGGTCGACAAACTGGTGGCCTCACATGGAGGTCGAGGGTATTCGGTCAAGAGGTTCTCCTCACAAGAGCTCCAAGAACGAAATCATTTGACGGGAGACAGAAAAGAGGCAGCATATTTATTAGGAGATAATTAA
- the LOC105932846 gene encoding complement factor D, with amino-acid sequence MVSTNQVLTGAALFLIALVSQGEGIIGGREAVPHSRPYMASIQVPEGDTLKHECGGFVIADQWVMTAVHCMPNGPNGRKVVLGVHSLSEAEDTKQTFDILELHNHPDFSIENYDNDIALIKLDRPFNSSTAISAVQFLRTDGTNPDTGAAVETAGWGSLDNLGSRPDKLKEVSIEVISSGKCRRADYFGRKFTSNMICAHKVCRDNCEHSHGLEDSCDGDSGGPLLYNGIAVGITSNGGKKCGQIKKPGVYTIISHYTEWIDKTMGTQPTAAQEETS; translated from the exons ATGGTGTCGACGAACCAAGTGCTCACAGGCGCAGCTCTTTTTCTCATTGCCCTCGTTTCACAGG GGGAGGGCATAATCGGTGGCAGAGAGGCAGTGCCACATTCTCGACCTTACATGGCCTCCATCCAGGTACCCGAGGGAGACACACTGAAGCATGAATGTGGAGGATTTGTGATCGCAGATCAGTGGGTGATGACTGCAGTCCACTGTATGCCAAACGG CCCAAATGGAAGGAAAGTAGTGCTGGGTGTCCATTCTCTGAGTGAAGCAGAAGATACGAAGCAAACCTTTGACATTTTGGAACTACACAATCATCCTGACTTCAGCATAGAGAATTATGACAATGACATTGCTCTCATTAAG TTGGATCGACCATTCAATTCCTCTACAGCCATTAGCGCCGTGCAATTCCTGCGAACAGACGGCACAAACCCCGACACAGGTGCCGCGGTCGAGACAGCTGGCTGGGGATCACTAGACAACTTGGGGTCAAGGCCAGACAAGCTCAAAGAGGTGTCCATTGAGGTGATCAGCTCGGGTAAATGCAGACGCGCAGACTATTTTGGGAGAAAGTTTACCAGTAACATGATTTGCGCCCATAAAGTGTGCCGAGACAACTGCGAGCACTCTCATGGACTGGAGGACAGCTGTGAT ggTGACTCTGGTGGTCCTCTGCTTTACAATGGCATTGCTGTCGGTATCACCTCCAACGGAGGGAAAAAGTGCGGGCAGATTAAAAAGCCTGGGGTATACACTATCATCTCCCACTACACTGAGTGGATAGACAAAACCATGGGCACTCAGCCAACCGCAGCTCAAGAGGAAACAAGTTAA